The region aatttctcttttattattttcatcgctCGTTGCTTACGACTCGCAATTAAGCCGTCAGCTTTGGTCATTGACATTGGTCGATTACAGTGAACGGCTGTCTCATCCCAAGCAGCCCAAGGCACATATTAGCCAAGGTTGTAAGTCTTTGGAACAGAAATGAAAGGTGCGCGCAACGTTAATACATCGGGATAATCTTTCGTTgccattgaaaattttttcttacgagATAGAGAAACAGCTTATAACTGCATGGAAATTCGTAATAATCGTCActaggaaaagaaaaaaaatattatttcccTGCATTAGCTTACGCGAAAAATAGCCTTCATTTAGTAAGCAAGACACCGACGCGAAATAaaggattttttcaatgtcCGCGCAGGAGAAAAATTCCCGCATAAAGAATTTCTGATCGATCCTGAATCGTTCGCCTTTTTCTCACAGCCTACTGTTATATGCAAAGTTTTTAGTGCGTGTAATATCTACTCGGGATCAGACGAGTCGTAACTACAAGCATGACTCAAGATCGCAGGTTAAGTTACGTAACAAAGTGCTCGGATATTGCGTCTTCTTATCTCTCAAGTCCGGCGagtttgaatattattataacgagATGATAGTTTCTTAGAAAATTCTTAGCACGTTCGTCGTCATTAGCAGTTGTCCACTAATTTTTGTTTGACGGATACCCACGATAATTGTGCTCAAAACGTGTGTTTTCTGCACATATTACAGCTTCTTTAATTTCGAGATTAGCACAATGATGCGCGATGTTGACATTGTTtgcgaaatattttcgttttgtgACGAGTTTCAAGACAtcgaatttcaagaaatttttaatctattctttatttaaatttatttattcatttgcgacatttcttcgaaaaaattgtgacTTCATTCCGTATAGCTGAAGCACCTTCTCGAATTAATGCACGTGGTTATTATTCTACTCATATCGACTGCGTGATTTCTCTATAAATAAATTGCAGCAACAAATGATAATCCGAGAAATCGAAGAAATGGACGACAGTGAAACCAGGTAAACACATCGAGCTGCTTTAGCAGACAGGTGGAAAGTATAATATtacttatttatatttatttacttaattTATCTTCATTATCCGAGAACATCGATTATCGCGTTGCCCAATGtgataaaaacttgaaaaagtcTCTGTGCGTGTTATCGTAACTACTTTACAAcgataaaagtttttcaacttttgaacCTCAACACTGTCTCACttctgatttaaaaataatttctatccCAAGTTCACAGGCCTCGAGCGATAAGAGTCCAGAATCTAATATTTcagctacaaaaaaaaaaaaaaaaaaaaacgtcgagtaaaatttattcacttaTTTCCACTTGCTTGTCGGCCGTGTGTTTTCATCATCCACGAGATTCTCacagaaaagagaaagataataataaacacTGTATGCGAGAGAGGAGTGCAAAAGTAAGTACTCTGACAAAACGGTATCGACGAATCGTAACTCACGTTTTACACGCACGGTTACGAGGTTGATTGTGACTCTCTTCATTAATTTATCGCTCATCCAATTATACCGCCCATTTTCCTAATGAAGATGCTGATATTACAGCTCGGTTGTGTTATCACATGCAGAGAGAGAGTTTCCCGAAGGAGATAATTCGGTACTATCTCGCATCGTTTGAACCGTGAACGCCACTATCAGCTGTGTCAATCGGGGATCGAGCCGACAGGTTAACAAGATCTGGTAAACAACTCCGAGAATCGAAACATTCGTCGAGAAATTTCCATTTCGTTTTAATTTTACTGCCGATTTCAAGCCTTCGGAATACTCCGAAACGCTTCCATTTGCCAGGTCATGGCTTCGTCGAAAATGCAGATTCGCCGaacaaatgtaaaataaaaccaCGACCGTCAAAGAATATATCCACGCTTGATCTGGTTAACCTTTGTATCCGCGGTATAGAGAACGTATAACAGAAAAATGCCGAGCACAGCCTGCAGTCAGTGTGTTTGATCGGCTCTGTTCCCAGCTCTCTGTAAAAAAAGGTCAAGGAATATATTTGTTATGCATACCAACTGGGGAAACGAGATAAGGTAGACGGAGCTGGGCTCCCGGCTTTGCTGGTGACGAGGCAAAGCCGATGCGGATTTTGAAGATTTCGCATGTCTGCAAGCTTTCCACCCTCTGTCACCAACGCGTCTGCCTAGAAGATATCCTCTAAATATTTGCACAGCCCGTCGTAGGTACGTCGACTTTCATCTCGTCGCCGTTTAATGTTTACCCAACTTCAGCCGGGCGTCatacgagaaattttttcaacctacAAACCGAGAATACTTGTAAAGTCGTATTTTTTTGCACTGGGATTTTGAAGCTTTAACTTCTTGTATTTTGAGTACCTAATATTAGTTTCCTGAGCaaagttcaactttgaaacCTTGGGACGCGATTGGTTATCGCAACTCTGTAACAGTGTCAAAAAGCACGACCCTGTACCAAACTTCTGTACACTTCGCAACAATGTTTGCGAGGCGTGAAACAGTTGTGTACTTGATTCGATGCCTTTTCGTACAAGATTAAACATCGTACTTAAACAGGTACCATTCCTGTTGAAAAGTCACGATTTTAATCTCCATATTGGGAACCATTGAAGAAAGTTCTTCTCACAGGAATGAATCAGAACTCTTTTATTTCTGAATCCGCaaatcagaaaataaaaaatctgtgcCGTCTATGAAGACACGTGATGATGACTGCCAGGTGAGAATGAGATCTCGACTGAATTTAGAGGCTGTTGCAGATTTCTCTGACCTTTCTTCCCTCCCTCGAAGCACGGCTGATCATCGATGTACGATCAGTTTAACGTACAGAGGCGAGAAAAGACCGACCGGTATTGACAAGCTTGGCACGTTTCGCTCACCTTGGAGTTTGAACGAGTGCAAAATATGCAAACTTGTACGCCGCGTTCTTCCCCGCTCATTTCTCGCCTTTCCAGTGTCAAAGATTTATTCGCACACGACGTGATCGTTTCCGAAAACCGCACAAGCGGTCGTGTCTGATCGGGAATCAGGAAATCttgttttcttcaaagtttttgGATGTCCAATATCGACTGCGGTGAATCATCGGGTTCGAATGTCGGGTCTTGTTTGattgttagtttttttcttctatttcttgCGTCGTTATTGATGACAGTAAGCAGAGTACTTCACGGACAGTTCGAACATCTTTGCGACACGTGTATTACATTGAAAATATCGCGGTTACTCATTGTAAGTTATTGCagactattattttttatgccTGACAAAATACGCTGGGCCGTGCAAAACAAGCGAGTGAGGATCGTAACGAGGTAATTCTGACAGTTTAATCTTGTCTGAGGTCACATAACCGGATGGATCAGTGGTTCGACCGTGCCAAATTGAACTACTTACCTTGCTACGCAGAAGAGATACTATAAGTGATACAAGCGTATTGTAGCCGTAGATTTAAATTGTTAAACTGGTCTCCGCCTTCGCTCTTCCTCCAATCTCATAGCTTTAATTTGCCTTCGTATTATCAACGATTTACGGTCATGACGAATGGTTCAGGTTACTAAGAATCGGGGATTCTGACTTCGGTACTCGTCGTTACGTATAAAGGAATGGttcaagtttctttttctgttgcTTCTTTCCCTCTTCTCCAAAGTTTCACATCGCACAGTCACGTCGCATTGTCCCCAGAGGTGACGACGATCTGAAGTTGGTTTAGGACGGAGGGCGAAACCGAGATTTGGAGGCTTATCAGGAAAACGGTCACCTGCGTCAGTTACGCGAGTAGAATTTTCGGCTAAGCTTCAGATTGCGGAGAAGAAGAACTGACGATCTCAAGAAACAAACCATCGTGTTATCTCGAATCGAAATGCGGATCACGATTGGCCTTGGGCGCTAAAAATTAAGTTTCGAGAAACTCGTTTCCACTATCTCAACAGAAGCCAGAAACTTCAATGCAATTATCGAAGCTCCGATGATGAACTCTGAAAAATCTCTAATCGTTATCGTCTCTCTTCCCAGTCGGAACATTCAACAACAACTTTCGGCTGTTATTCCCGCAACTTTCACCACTCGAATTTGAGCCTTTAATAATCCAAACCCGTCCATATTCTCcaagaggaaagaaagagtttgaaaaaaatcgccTCTTCCAACCTGTTAACCATTCTATTTCGAACCGTGCACCTACGTAAAACCTACGAGTGTATGTACGAAACAGTAACAGTCATAATGATAACATTGCCCTGACAAATTTTCGCCTGCTCGCTCATGTCACCAAACTTTGTTTTCCAGCTTCAAACAATTAGTTGGGGCGTCACGTGTTCGCTACACAGAACAAAGTCTAAACTCCATTTCGAAGGCTCGACGCATTGTTTGAAACTAATGCGTTGATTGCTGTAGGTGTTTACGCTTATTTACCCGCAGGCTGTTGACACGGTGCGATTACATTTCACCGGTCTCCTGCTAACGAGGATAATTTTAGTCTGAGGGGTTATACCCAGTTggaaaaattagattttgatttatttccgAGAATTGGATATGCTAGAAGAAAACAAGCCGAATGTCGATTTTGTAATTCAATCCAGCAGAGATATTAACGCGTAAAACTCGTCAACAACCTACATCGACTCCATGCTCTACTTGCCTGTGAAATCGTATTTTTGCACTCTGCCCTTTACAACGTGAAAACTGGTAGTCGGGTCAGTCGAACAGTAGATAATCGACGAACTGGGTTGGACGCAATAACAATGAATTCCAACAGAACAATCGATTCAGTCATATATACGTGCAAACACTGTTTTACTCACACCCTGATCGGGGACAAGGATAATGTCTCAGTCCAATTCACAATCAGTCGAATTGAAATGTTTGTCAAAAAATGGCTTACTTGTTACGCCTAATTCCTAAGAGTTATCGAGAGATCGGAAGATCCAAGTGATCCCATTTCTCGGTCCGTGATTGCTTCAGCTTTTACCACGTCCTGCAGCTTCGTGAGGGAAAAAATCAAAGACGGGCTTAAGATGgttgtacatattttgaaagaCTGTGCGTTGAATTGGAGTGGTATGATTAGCTTCGGAAGATTTTCCTTGAGAAGTACTGGGTCTTTGAGATTAAGGATTCGCTAGGTGTAAACCCCCATAATACAACGCACAAAGGCGTCCCTGAATAGTGAGCATCCATAATGTCTGTGCACATGTAACAGAGTCTCGCCGATTCATGTGTGTAGCGTACGGATTGAACGATGACGTAATTATAGTCAACCCCACCACTGACTAGTCGCTGGGACCAAGGCGAAGTTTCGAAGCCTTCGCTGGCTGCTCGCTCTGGTAAGTCTGGCCAGTCCACGTCTCTTCGCGGGCAAGGTAAGTCCAGTTTTTCCTTCCTTCATTGTGCTTAAGAGTTTATTCAAGTTCGAAAGTTATACTACGGTTTGTGAAACCAGCGCAATTTCCAATGACGGTCGATCCTCGTGTGGAATAATTACAATTCTTCGTTTAAGAGCGTTGAATTCGAGACAATCggtcaatttttcacaaactttCAGTAACCAAACGTTTAATTAAAGATGTATCGTACTGCGAATGATCTCCGGAGATAATCTGTAGGAACGTTCGACTTTAATAGTCGATTTCGGAAGAGGAACGCTATCGCTGAACTgacaattattaattaattcaagCTAACAAAGTAGATTGGAATAGAATGCAGACTCaacaaatttctttcatttaatGCTGTATGGAATAACTTCCGAACTCAAAAACTGTGCTTCACTATAGAGCAATAAGTGTatgagaaagaagaaagtgATAGTTCCAAGCAAATTATGAAAGCACTGGATAAAGCAATGATTCTTTTTTACAGATTGCGAAATGAAGCTGATCACTGTAGGAGTTTTGGCGACGCTGTGCGTCGCCACATTTGCTGTTCAGCACCCCCACGACAAGGTTGTTTGTTTCTGGAACTCGACCTCTTTCGAACGCCAAGGTAGAATCGATGACTTTTCACGAGTTACAACGTACACGTTGAATATCCCGAAGGCTCGAATTCGAAATTCGTGCGTGTTTTTCAGGTCCGGCTAAGTTCCAAATGGAAGATCTGCGCCCGGCACTGTCACTCTGCACCCACCTGGTCTACGGATACGCTGGCATCAACGCCGAGACCCACGAAGCCACACCTCTCCATCCAAACATCGACACTGGGGCCGGTTACGCCTTCTTCCGAACGGTTACTCAGTTCAAGAGGACCTTCCCTGACCTCAAGGTCTACCTTAGCATTGGTGGAAACGATGACCCCTATGAAGAGACCCACAAGTACCTCGTCGTGGTGAGTGGAGAATAGAGTAAGCCGATTAGTCGACTCATTTGTTCTGTCTTCTTCGTATTTACGATATTTACGGTTCGATTTTAAGACCGAGACGAGCGAGACCAGAGCAAAGTTCGTCAACTCTGTCGGACGTCTTTTGACCGATTACGACTTCGACGGTGTGGATCTGGCGTGGCAGTTCCCCGAGGTCAAGGTCAAGAAGAAGCGTGGATTCTTCGGCAGCATTGCTCACAGTGTCAAGAAGGTCTTCGGTTATGGCAAGTTCAAGGACGAGAGGGAGCAGGACCACCGTGACGGGTTCACCATCCTGGTACGAGACATCAAGAACCTCCTCAGACAGAGGAATAACAAGGACCTCACCATAACCGTCCTGCCCCACGTGAACTCCTCCAGTAAGTTGATTCAGCGTATTACTGACCGTCCGGATCATGAGTTCTAGGATTTTTATGCTACTGCCTTGGtcggtttatttttctttaagtTTGTGACACCGAGGTTTGGGTACTGGCATGCAgacataattatattatattcattgGTATATCGAAAATCGTTTACTTTCCAGTCTACTACGACGCTCGAGCTCTGACTCCCAACATCGAAGCGGTACATCTCTTCGCCTTCGACCAGAAGACTCCAGACCGCAACCCCAAGGACGCAGACTACCCTGCCCCGATTTACGAAAGCTACGGACGCGCTTTCGATGAAAACATCGACGGTCAAGTGAGGTAAGTGTCAGAGACAACAATCGTTggatcattaaaaaaaaatggaagaaagagagaaactgAAATCTGCAAGATTTCGATCTACCGCATTTGCAAACCGACCAAAGTGTCCACGTTTTCGCACACTTCAACCTACTCTCAGATTCGAATAGCGAGAAGAAACTGTGAAAGTCGGCAGGTTGAAAGACCGACTGCGCAGGCGCAACATTTTCGTCTGCAAAGCAGGAGAGCCATCTTGCAGAAACGAATCATGCGGTGTAAAATATTCCCGCGTTGAATGGCGAATTGAAATATCGTAATTCCAGCcagttgaaaattaaagtttGTGAAACTTTCCCGAATCGTTAACATCAACCTTTTGACTATTTCAACTACACAACCTCCGTAAGCCGCGGTGTAACGTTTCACCGCTGAAACTTGAGTTGGCCAGCTTGCATAAAAGgttcgcgcatgcgcaatcGGATACTCAAACTTCCAATTCCTACATCTCGGTACGTAACCAAAATTAAAGTTTGTGACACTTTCCCGAATCGTTAACATCAACCTTTCGACTATTTCAACTACAGAACCTCCATAAGCCGCGGTGTAACGTTTCACCGCTGAAACTTgagttggccagcctgcataAAAGGTTCGCGTATGCGCAATGGAACGCTCTATCTTCCAATCCTCACAATATCCTCTCGGTATCTAACCAACCATACGTCTCCAGGTACTGGCTCGAGCACGGCACTCCAGGAAGTAAAATCATCGTCGGGATTCCGACTTTCGCCCGCACCTGGAAGCTGACTGCTGACAGCCAGATATCCGGAGTGCCTCCACTGGACGTGGACGGCCCTGGAGCAGAAGGACCGCAAACTTTGACACCTGGTCTCCTCTCCTACACGGAGGTCTGCACTCGGCTCACAGAGACGACGCTCGGCACAATTTTACGCCGGGTTAGCGATCCCTCGAAGAAGTACGGAAGCTACGCCTACCAGTCGTATAACGATGCGACCGGCGCCGACGGCATTTGGGTCGGATACGAGGACCCGGACACTGCCGGAAACAAGGCGAACTACGTGAAGGCAAAGGGCCTCGGTGGAGTCGCGATCGTCGATCTTTCCCTAGACGATTTCAGAGGCGTTTGCACCGGTGACAAGTTCCCGATTACCCGTGCAGCCAAGTACAAGTTGTAAAGCGGAATTTGGGGCCAGTGAACGGCACAATTAAGCGTTCGATTGTCTTGTTTCTCCGTTATGTTCTTCGAATTTGccaaattataatttcagtttaaaatttttacccgTTTATTGATGTATATGGTGTAATGATATATGATGTGTAAGCTTTGAAAAGACGTCGCAAGCTTTACAGGtgacttttcttttcttgtgcATATAAGTAAAATCTGTACGAATGTTCTACGTTATTTgtcttgcaattttttgtccCCTTTAATTGACGAAACTACCACTGTTTTCCTTtctcttgtttctttttttatagaCATTTTCATCGATTTAGGATTGGGATCGATGAACGTACGCAAAAAGATGCGATTTCAACAAGTTCATATATTGTGGACGAGAGAAATTTCGGGAATAATTTACGGCAACAAGCAAAGGATAAATCaatggtttattttttatttttaccatcgAAGACGAATCTATATAATGGTTATTATCTGTCGAAATAAAGTTATTCAGAAATTATAAcgttatacataattatacaaaacCTGCAAAGTAATACAAAgcagtgaaaaattgttggagAATTTTGCTAAAATTTGTTGTGGATATTATTCTTGTTACTTTACTGCCTGCAGTATTATTTTTGTCTCTACTTGACAcagttttcttttccattcttgttcttcttctcgtGTATTACAAATTTGGTAGAAGATTAGctataaaaaattctatcatATTTTGCGTAGAAGTGTGTAGAACTCTACTTCTattgaacataattttttcttttttttcttcccttctctttgaaatataaatcaaaCAAGACGCGCTACGACGCGTGAAATTTCACGCGTCTACAAGATTTTCAGCGACACAATGAAAACTtaggcatgaaaaaaaaagactactTTTCCATTTTGAGGTACTGCAGGTAAAGACTACTACACAGTGTAGGATCGATTACAATTAATTGTGTTCtagtttattaaaaattcgGGATGGTATTCAGGACCTATACTATATCTTATTATCTAGATTCTAGACTGTGTATTAAATGCTTGATTGATTTCTATACCTACATACTTTGTAACTTACGCACGTTCttcgattataatttttttaatcgttatCCATGCGCGAAAAt is a window of Neodiprion pinetum isolate iyNeoPine1 chromosome 4, iyNeoPine1.2, whole genome shotgun sequence DNA encoding:
- the Idgf4 gene encoding chitinase-like protein Idgf4 codes for the protein MKLITVGVLATLCVATFAVQHPHDKVVCFWNSTSFERQGPAKFQMEDLRPALSLCTHLVYGYAGINAETHEATPLHPNIDTGAGYAFFRTVTQFKRTFPDLKVYLSIGGNDDPYEETHKYLVVTETSETRAKFVNSVGRLLTDYDFDGVDLAWQFPEVKVKKKRGFFGSIAHSVKKVFGYGKFKDEREQDHRDGFTILVRDIKNLLRQRNNKDLTITVLPHVNSSIYYDARALTPNIEAVHLFAFDQKTPDRNPKDADYPAPIYESYGRAFDENIDGQVRYWLEHGTPGSKIIVGIPTFARTWKLTADSQISGVPPLDVDGPGAEGPQTLTPGLLSYTEVCTRLTETTLGTILRRVSDPSKKYGSYAYQSYNDATGADGIWVGYEDPDTAGNKANYVKAKGLGGVAIVDLSLDDFRGVCTGDKFPITRAAKYKL